TGAACCAATATTTGGAATTTTTTCTCTCGGGCCACAAACGTCATTCGAAACAAATGCAGGCCTACTATAAGGTCCTTACAATCTGAATTAGATTATATTACTTGATATCTGATGATCTGTGATGAACAATTTAGGAACTGTACGTATGTTTACTGTGTTGAACTTAAGTACCTAAGATTTGTCAGAACATAATGTGTTATTTTATAATGTATGCGAATTATTCAGGTAGGATTTGTATTCTGTTAAGTTTGTTGGTACACCTTTACGTGAACTCTCATGCCTACTAACTCTGTTACTGTACGATAGCATGACTTACACACTTATCACGCTGCTTCTGTATATGCAAGCCATGACACATTGCATGGGACATGGGATGATGTGAAATAAGGAAGTTTCTAGCTGTTTGATTATCTGCATTATCTAGTGGTCTATCCACATTTCTATTATGGCAGCTTGGCTGCAATTTAATGGCTTGACCACATGTATCTGATCTAGCAATTTTAACTGCAAAATTCTGGTGGTATTGTCCACAATTATCTGTTGGTATGATTTGGCTGGACGAACTTTGGaggaactctattttggtgtgtagcggagttgggtaggataTTTTCTGATAAATCTGAATCCTAATCTGTTTGAAAAATACCGCATCTGCATAACACACATCCTCTGCGTAGTTCTGTTCAGTTCTGTTATGTTATGCTCTTTTTTGCTCTGATCTACTCTATTCTGTTATGTTCtgttatgttttgttatgttttgctctgttatgttttactttgttttgttCTGCTCTACTCTATTCTATTTTGTTCTACTCTATCCTGTCCTGTTATGTTCTGTTTTGTCATGTTTTGGCTAAGTTGTATGGTTATGTTATATTACACTTGTTATTAAGTTCGATGTGTTTACTCTGATTTATATACTGTGTTTTGTTAACTATAGTTGAAGTTGGTTATACACTGGGCTTTATAGCTCACCTTTTGGTTTTATCTTTATGTGTTCAGGTAAGTCTCTAACTTAAGACCGGACAGCAGGTGGGAGCTCGGACTAttttacaataatttaaaagtgCTTTTAATCTTTTAGGTTTATAGTCTATTTCTGAGCTCGTCTTGGTTTTTGCTAAATTCATCAGTAGTTGATAATTTTTAACGTGAAACTATATAACCACTCAAATCGATAAAACGAATTTTGATTTTCAATGTTAATCTCTCAAAAGATTTTCTACCACAAATCAAGTAAAGTTTTGAATGTTTTCTGGATAATTGCTGAAATCAGTTTTCAATACTTTGGTGTAACTCGTCCAGATTCGGCTTAAACTTCTAAGTtgtgtttggggtgttacactcaatGATATCATGGATGATCAGACTAAGAAGCTAACAGAAAAGAATTGTGCTCTCGAAGCTATGGTAATGGCTTTAAATGAATAGGTGGCAGAACTCAAGAAGGAGCTCACTATTTGTAAAGTTGCTCTGGGTAATGGGATGTTGGTTTCGGGACCGAAGCAACACGAATGTTCCCAAGCCAAAAGAGTTTGAGGGGACGAGGTTTACTAGAGATGTGGATAATTTTATCTAAGAGTGGAACAATACTTCCATGCGATAGGCATCGAGGACGATGCCACTAAGGTAAACATTATTGTTGTCTATTTTATCGATATTGTTCTTTTATGGTTGCGTCTTAGGTTCACAGATGAGAGACAAGATGGGACGACGATTGAGATTTGGGAGGAGTTCTAAAATGAGCTGAAAAATTAAATTTCCTTGACAAGATTAATGCTTTGTTAATTTCTTTTGCCTTCTACATTTGTATCTTGGATGCTCAACAACAACAATGCATTGTGCTGGTGAGTCGAGACATGAGGGGTGGAACCAAGGTATTGTTGGCAATCCAGCTAGCCAAGAATGTTTTGAGTGGTAGGACTATTGACTTGGTAGATCGGAGTGCTAAGGAAACCCCCTTGGAAATGCTAAAGGGGTAACAAACCGATATGAAATTTGTTGAATTATCAGTGTGGCTACCACCTACAAGAGGTGGGTTGTGCATCAAACTTTAGGGGAAATGTGGTGATGCAAACTAGACAATGAGATAGAGTAAATGCTACGAGCAAGgtacatttcaaacacatatctaGTGTTTTACATTATGACTTACCATTAGTTTGGCAAAGACACAAGGGTCCTTTCAAAGTTATGAAGAGGGTAAGCCAAGGGGTTTACAAACCAGAGTTAGCAATAATACTCAAGGTTAACATGGTGTTCAATGTGAGTGGGTCAAAGTCTTTTCATATGGATCAAGAGGATCCCAATCGAGGCAAGTCACAATAGGGGGAAGTAAGAGCAGTGGCCTCTTACGATCGAGATGTATAAGTAAGAAATATAGTTCGAGTTAGGTGACGACAGAGACATAAGCTGAGGCAAATGTTCCAAGGAGCGGAACTACTTGACGGAGAGACTAGTTGGGAATCAACTGAAGCATCAAGATCATTTTGAGATGAGTCAAACTAATGGCATTCCGAAGACGCGACGAAGGAGTCGTGAGAATGGGTGGGAGAGAATGTCACGGGTTGTGGATCAAAGTCCGTGACCATTGCGCACAGAATATCCCATGAAGGTCAACTAATTAAATGAGGCTCATTTGACTCGCTTGAATTAGCCCGAGTCGTGGAACATACGAAGAAACCCATCTACTTGAAACCTTGGTGTCCTAGTAAAGCACTCCAATAAAACTAGAGTTATCAGAGTAATTAATGTAAATCCTAAAGGATAAAGATGTATAAAGTTCAAATCCCTTAGGACTCTTATCTTGTAGATAGACACATATCTTGACCATCGATGTAACTCAATTTGTATCGTTGGATTTGGGGGAgatcaactataaatagaggtcttcccCCCATTTGTAATCACTCAGTTGTAAACCTTCAAAGTAATAGATTacttttgagagcatttactcaaacatttgGTGTGCGCTATTTTTTATGGCTTTTTTATTCATTCGTAGCTTCTTTTGTTTCCACTTTGCTTTGGTGTCTTAAAGAATTTCTGCAAGAATTCTCATCTCTCAAGAGTAGGCTGACTTAAACAAGATTTGAACCCAAAAAATTGCCTAAGGCTACACAGTTTGCCGAGCTAAAGTTTTAATCTCGTAACATTTGCATGAACTTGAATCTTTAACAACCAATTCTCTAAGTTTTTCAACAATAGAAATCTACACCAAAACATATTAATTCACTAATCTAATGCTAGGGTATTATTACTCTAGGTTATAAActaattttccataaaatttcaattaagAAATTATGCTTTACCTTAGAGATTTAAATCGGCAATAGGAGACGAAATGAGATCAATTCTTTCGTTTTTCTTCTTAATTGATTGTAAAAGGGATGAAGGGAAAATATGTTCTCTCTCCCCTCCGACTAACATATTTAACTAGGtttttattaactaaaatttataataaaataaattaatggctATTAAGCCTCAACATTAAGCAATGGTGGGATCCAACGATTTTCAAGGCTGTTGGCCACTTTCcccttgttattttatttaggGTTAATTGCAAGGATCTATCTCAAGGCTTCAATTAAAACTTTTCCTTTAACTCACTTTGCAATTCAGTCcatgtataaattataaaaacttaatttatttaattactatttggtTTTATTTGTTATTCACACATTTGATTTACTGActtttcggtttaaaattttaaactgttTAGTTTTCAAGAATTCAACCTTTAATTGAGTCTTCCGACACTGATTAAAATCGGGtcgttatatatatttttatttaattttttcacaTAATGTCATATTATTCATGTGTATTtaaagatttgaaaaaaaattccgCATgtcaaatttttattagtttatttagCAATTCACAAACAGTATTAATACCAAATACTATAATAAAAAGAAACATATTGATTGTTAGGTACCAATCCACATTAGATCTTTTTTAAGTAcacattggacattttatgaaaatagaaaTATCACAAaaaaacacatattaataattCATGTACcaaattagatattttaaaatacaagtaccatattaaacattttataaatgTACGAATATCAACATTTCATTTCCAATAAATAACAAATGGtagtaatatttatgttttttaaaaagaaaacctCTCCTCTAAATTTAACCCTACTTTTCGCAAATTAATTTAGCAAGATTTCTGTGACTGGAAAAAGCCAATTATATGTCTAAAAGCTGTTCTAATCTGTCTGATTATTCCCAAATCATCGAAACTTTTGCTGCAAATCAACACTATAGAGTTGACCCTTTCTTTTGGCTTTTGTTAATCATTTTGTGTCTAAGAACTTTCCAacacacttcttttatttttccgtGTAATTATGGGTTATTTCCAAAATGATGATCAAATGGCGTTTGGTTCACGTTAGACAAATCACCATAAATGAATCATATCTTTAATTATTATACCCTTGTTAATATTGGAATAATataaattccaaaaaaaataaataaagagttagaagaattattttttataagattGAAGTGATCTTGAtgttaactttctttttttaaaaatattacatatatatatatccatgaaAGGTTATAGTTCATTTCCGAATATATGCCGAAAAAGAATTTTTGATATGAAAAATGGTTGGGTGAATTTTGTTTTAAGATTTTCTGCCTTCTCTTATATAAGTAATCAGCTTTTGGTATTGGGGTGAGTGacaaatcatataaaaaattgtaaGGTCAATTGACTcagaagaaattttattttatgaaaaaataaaaatagaataatctTTCTCtattcattaaaattcaaaattttctatttcttttatttttattcaacatTATCACTAAAAACAGAATTTTTACAAGGTGAACATTCAAATAAGTTTCTCTAATTTGATAACACAATTATTCCTtctacttttttttaactttattcagtaatctctaaaaaaaattaatatagtaGTTTTGCTTTTCATAGATTATGATTTATATGTAATATTCAAGCTCGATGAttgaatgattttgaaatattgattttGTATGAAAGTACTAACATCTTGACTGGATAATAATTCACGATAAGACACGTGGCAAGCCTAAAAGATGCCTAAACAATAAGCCTACCATTAGTAAGTCGAGAGGTCACCTATGAACTTGCCCTCTCGTAAGAACTATCTGGACAACGGGTGGCCTAATCTTCATTGGGAACATAGAGTCGTTTGGTCATCAAACATCACGTGGGCTCAACTGTTTTATcttattaaaatcaaaataaatgacAAGATTTGTCTTGTTAGAGACATCCTCGTCCCATCAAAGACACCCCTCCCACGAGCTCTATAATGATGGCTAGATGGCAAGTCTAACACCATATAGCACGGGACCCCTGCCTATAAATACCCTAAGAGCAATGAAGAAAATATCAACTCTTCAAGAATAATTAGCCTACTCTCTCTTTACTCAACCTGCAAACTCTCTCCAACTTCATTCTCCATAACCTCCGGCTCTCCACCCTGACTATCTCAACAACCATTCTCCTCTCTTCTATACCCTTCCCTTGTTGAGCATTGTATCAATAAAGGTTGATTAATACAAACCCTTGAAGAAATTaggattaattatttttataatcttaAACTTAACATTTTTGTTTAGAAATTACTGTTGCTAGTGTGATTATTGTGAATATTGTATTTGTATTTAATTTTGCTAGTGTGATTATTGTGAATATTGTATTTGTATTCAATTTTATGTTTAACATTGTGATTCTCatgacacaaaaataaaataaaattgtataaagCAAATCAACGAATAAGAAAATTGAACACAAAACGCTTAGGACAATGTAAAGGATATATCGAGTTTCATCGCACAATAGTCCATTTCTTTGTATTGCTTTTTAGGGCCTAGTAGAGGTCATTGTCTTGGGCGAGTTTAATCTAAGATAATATCAATTGGACATCTTTAAATGGATAGAAGAATTTTCTTAAAATGATGTTTACAAATTTCACATACTTAGATTTGTTGTTCCCTCAAGAGAAGTAAAACAAGGCGAAGAATAATAATTTTTTGCCCATACCTTAGTATTAACCTTGAGACTTGTGCAAATGAAATGGTTTCCCACCCAGCTTCAaataatggtcatttttccaaacCATTCTAACTCATTGCTTTCGAGTACAAAGTCTCTAATTTATACTAATGTCCCCGATCGAGCTAGAATGTACAAGTAGATTAGGCTCCAAGGTCCCTCCCTGTCAAAAGATATTCGAACCACATCCACTGGGCAAGGGTTTGTTTTGTTATAACTAATTTCATTCTTGACCTTTCAAATAATCAAgtggtttttatttttgtaaacaaaaattaatatttttttgttgtaaagtttattgcttaaatttattttttctaaatttttaatggaAATGGAGGAATATTTTACAACAAAGTCACTTATGAAATAAAGGAAGAATAAcaagaaaaaactaaaatagCCCAAGTGAGATACAATTGtgaatatttttctttaatagaaataaaataaaaaattacatttatatgggtttaaaccaaagtattagatttaatattagaaaaatttctgaaaaaaaatatttttatatttatattagttTCAAGGTCAATTCATCTACGGTGACAAATTTTTGTTTCCATCATTTTTACTTTTACAAAACATTTGTAGTGAAAAAAgcgaaaacaatttttttattacttttttaattttcacatatttttttttcaaaaaccatttaaaaaatttcaatcaaatatgttctttttcaatgtttttttctatttttttaaaaaggaaattaACTTATGTTTTCTACAACCAAATGGGGCCTAAATTTCCAACTTTTCCCCTACTCgaggtattttttttttttgaaacatgtGTCCCTCGGTTCAATCCGGCACATCTCCGAACTCGGGTATGAAGATATGGCTCTCAAAATACATGAAAGACATAAGAAAAacgaatatatattaaaaatatgtatggACACTCATACCCCAATCCGATCGGCAAAGCTAGGAAGGAGGGGCCTAGGATTCATGAGAAGCACGTTGAGGAATAGCCCCCACAaaggaaaatggaaaggaaaCCAAAGACCTGCTTTCATGATTGCAAAACAAAAGAAAGCAAAGtctgcaaaaataaaataaacccatGGCACCAAACCATCATCTAGAAATTTGGTTCATAaagtaaacatatatatatgtatgtataatcatttggtgtgaaAGCCTAGCAGCGTGAGGCATTTTAGGAGATGGGAAGAACAGGGGCAAGGTTGCCAGGTTTCTGTCTAAACAGGATTAGGCCTCATGTTAGAGTGAAGTCTCCTCCAATTCAAGCCAAGCCTAATCTGGATTCTTCTAAAACTGATCAAAAGGATGAAATTAGTGGCAAAGTTGGGGAAGATAAATCCAGAAATGGAGAAAAAACTGGGTTTTTAATTGGAAGGAAAATCATGATCGTGGTTGATTCCAGCATCGAAGCAAAGGGAGCTTTACAGTGGGCACTTTCTCACACCGTTCAGTGTCACGACACTCTTGTTCTTCTTCATGTCACAAAGCCTTCAAAACAAGGTGCCAAactgatcccttttttttttattccttttatgcTAAACATcaaaaaatgttttgattttacCTTGAATTACTCCGAATATAAGGAGATAAACTGATAACTGGAAAATACAGTGCCAAATACAAATGAAGATCATGACAAGAACAGAGCCCCAAGGGCATGTGAACCTGTTTACTCCCTCCAAAACATGAGCAAGCAGAAGAGACCCGAGGTAGGTTGCGACATAATGAATGCTATAATAATCAGTCAAGTACTAGTTGGATTtttttacctatatatatatatttgttattttgcCAGTTaacatcaaattctaattaattttgatatgaaatattaccagcaaaacaaattaaaacagTTCCTATAATCATGCTAGTCTTGTTCTGTTCACAAAGGCATAC
The genomic region above belongs to Gossypium hirsutum isolate 1008001.06 chromosome D05, Gossypium_hirsutum_v2.1, whole genome shotgun sequence and contains:
- the LOC107903922 gene encoding universal stress protein PHOS32, with the protein product MGRTGARLPGFCLNRIRPHVRVKSPPIQAKPNLDSSKTDQKDEISGKVGEDKSRNGEKTGFLIGRKIMIVVDSSIEAKGALQWALSHTVQCHDTLVLLHVTKPSKQVPNTNEDHDKNRAPRACEPVYSLQNMSKQKRPEVEVEVAVVEGKEKGLTIVEEAKKQGVALLVLGQKKKSMTWRLVMMWAGSRMTGGVVEYCIQNATCMAVAVRRKSKKLGGYLITTKRHKDFWLLA